ttttggagcaagcgacagtgcggaactgagtggaacgctattcgaaagtcgagaaatatggcatcaacctgggagccggtatctagagcctttgtatatcatacacaaagagggccagctctgtctcgcatgaccgctgtttcctaaaaccgcgcTGATTTCCGCAGAtgcgcttctcagagtctagaaaggtcattatgtttgaacacaaaatatgttccatgattctacaacaaatcgatgtcagtgatattggccggtaattatgtgcatccgattttctcccctttttatagattgctgtgacctgggcattcttccagtcccgtggaactttccgccgttccaatgatctctgatagatgatggataagaatggtgctattttTGTAGCAtactcaacatataatcttacggggatgccgtctgggccagatgccttcctggcatctaaggatcttaactgttttacaatcccagatacactaaacactatgccagccatccttgcgtttgttcgatagttgaaaaggggaatggtgctgcagtcctctaccgtaaactaggttttgaatgctaggtttagtatttcggccttctgtttatcatcatccattacattacctgtactgtgagcaagagaaggtattgcatTATTTGTAACGTTCATTAATTTTACGTACGATCAAAatattttggggttatttttagaatctgcagataaattattgttttcaaattcgttaaaagtgtctgtaattgaccttttgacagctgcttacatttcacataatttcttttGTCAGCAGGGCAgtaactacgtttaaaacgactgtgcaaaattatctgctttctcagcaacttcctaatatgtttgttgtaccaaggtggatcctttccctccgctatatttttgctaggcacatacttctctatcacgtggtggacaatacctttaaattccgaccaaagatgctcaatatcttcagAACAAGAGCCCAGTGTCGCTACAAGGGGTGTGTGAGAAAGCTTTTGCCTGTGGCACGCTTCTCAACTGTCGCTCAGTTTATGTAGCAGTCGCAGTGTGGCCAGTAAAGGCTGATCGCCTTATGCAGAGGCCCATTTTGTACACCTGTGGTGCACGGAACGAGGGCGGCGGATTTTTTTGGACAACTGTCACACATCTGACACTTTACATATGACAATTCTGATAGTTACCAAGACACCTCTACTATCTACTATTGGCGTAATAcatttgttgcaatttaagatGTTTGTAACTGTTGtttctaggtatttggttgaataatTATGCTTAATTAATAATTAGATGCACTTTTTCTGTAATAAGGAGTCATTTTCTTCCAGTCTGTGTGCAAAAGACACAGACATTTAGATTCACTGATGGTGTGCAGTGTCCACCATGTGGGCGACTAATGAGTTTGTCGATATTGGAAATTACACCTAAACTCAAGGTACAACTCTCGTATACATTCCGGACTTACTGTTGAAGTCAGGTGTGCTTATCGACTTAACACTGCCGACCTTAAAGCTTCATACACGCCTGTAAATGACTAAAAAGACGACGTTGGGTCATATTATTGTTAAATATATGATGTACATACTGCATGGTGTAGTATTTCTGTGTTATTTacaagtggtttttaatttttttcacattaattATGTACAATTACTATACTAGCATGTGACATGAACGGTTAGCTAACTAGTGTAGTAGAGAATTACTGCCATTAACAATATGAGAAATATATTAGATTCAATGTTTCGGAAGTAACATGGGAATTGTTCACACAACAAGTAGTACCACGTACTTTACACACAGTTAATAGACTGACATATTGCAAAAACAATGATCTGCAatccctccacagacattctgtcACCTCgttggaagtgtccccagcagagttgaagccgtcataaagtCGAAGGGTAGTCACACCCATTTTAATGTCCAGGTACTTTCGATTGATAGTGTACAGGGGAAGAAAAATTTGTATTCGCGTACGATTTCGTATTTGCACATGGATCAGCATTCGGATGTAAGGACCAAATCAAGTGCACTTTCTTAAGGGCAGTCTTTTCCCGATTTTAACCAAACCTGCAATTCCCGTAACAGGGAAATAAGTTCTATGCACTAGACCGAGAGACCTGGGGTAGTGGTTAAGTCACcggacaaatggctctgatcactatgggactaaacatctgaggtcttcagtccactagacttagaactacataaacctaactaacctaaggacatcgcacacatccatgcccaaggtaggattcgaacctgcgaccgtagcagcagcgcggttccggactgaagcacctagaaccgctcggccacaacgtaagTCTACCGGACACCCATTCGGGAAGGCAAGGATCTTGATCTCactccggccatctagatttaggttttaccTAATCAGATTAATGCTGATGCGTGAATGATTTCTGTTGAAAGGCCACGATCGATTTCtttctgttgtattctccaacagtttattgaacgtaacttcttctacaatacaatagctggctgtacaacagATGTAggcgtccgtcgatctagccggagatttcgttcctctcggtcggctggtacttcgatcggcggtgcagtacagcggcttcggtgatatcttctcggagattctgctatagcggttgccattagcagcggacgaagactggtctgcctttgaCCGACCGGGCCAATATGGTGAGCTGGAGCCATTAGAAACTCCGTGTAAGAATCCCTGGCCGGATATGTcacggcgacctctgcaaggaaaggttcctattaatcgactggaatcttcggcgtgtttacctgatgtcttcgcctatttggctgttggtttgtttccctcatagcgtggctattatgcggtgctgcctgccatttaggggatcccgatggcagacagtacacacCTCCCTTCCCGGGGGGCGAGAGGTGGGCGACGTCGTCCTGCTCGGCCTTGGCGGCCTCGTGGAGGACGCGGTGAAAACTCGCCCCCGCAGAGTAGGGCGCGGCGTGGCGGGCCAGACGAGCGGAGCCGCGTTGCGGAAGAGGCGGGGAAGCTGGCAGCGATGGCGCCAGGGGCATAGGTCCATCGACGTCCGCCGGATGCTGCCCGTAAAGTGGAACGTGCGGGCGTTGCTGGCTAGGCTGCGACATCGGCGGCGGCGGTGCCAAGGGCGCGGGGGCTTCGTCAACGATGGCGAAGGGCGCAGCTGGTCGGGCCGGCGGAGGAGCCGCTGGAGCCTGCAGCCGCTGTGGAGACGACGGCTGTTGCTGCACGCCGACCATGGGTGGAGCACATCCGGGCGTCCAGAAGAAGGCGGCGCAGCGGCTTGCCGGAAAGAAGAGGCGGTCGGAAAACCCTGATACCGGCGCCGGAGTTGGTTGCGGTGCCGGCGGACCACTTTGTCGGCGATACGGACGTCAAAGAGCTGACGGCCTCACGGCCGGACGATCAGCCCCTGAATCCATCCGGTTCTCGGGGCGAAACCTCGCTCCCAGATAAGGGATCCCGGAATATAGGGAGCCTGTGCAGTCGGAACCCGTTGTTTGGGTCCGGGCCGGAGGAGGTGCAAAAGGGTACGAGGTTGCCGGCCATGCCAAAGTTCCACCGGACTGCGGGAGCCGATGGGCGTCGACCGATAGGAACTGAGGAACAACGTCAGTGACTCGTCCAAAGTGTGGGCGGAGGCATATTTTGTCGTTTGGACCTTAAATGTCCGGACGAGGCGTTCGGCCTCGCCGTTCGATTGCGGGTGAAAGGGCGGAGTGAGGACGTGTTGGATGCCGTTGGCAGAACAAAACGTTGCGAATTCCTGGCTCTGGAATTGAGGGCCATTATCGCTAACAATTGTTAGCGGCAACCCTTCCAAGGAAAAAACGTTCTGTAGAGCAGCGAGGGTCGCTTCCGAAGTGGTGCTGTTACAACAGATAATGAACGGAAAATGTGAAAAGGTATCGGTGACGAGAAGCCATTGGTAGCCGAGGAAGGGGCCAGCGAAGTCCAAATGAATGCGATCCCAGGAACCCGCCGGCTTAGGCCAAGAGAGGAAGGTTTGAGGGGACCGGGACGGCTGTTGGGCGCACGTGGAGCAATTGTGAGCCATGTGAGTGACGTCCCTGGTAAGCCCGAAGCAAAAGACGTGACGCCGGGCCAACGCCTTGGTGCGAGCGATTCCCCAATGGAATTGATATAAGAGACGCAAGACTTCGGTCCGTAGATGCTGGGGAACGACCACACACGGAGTGGACGTAGGGTCTACCCACAATAGGACACCATCCACCACCGACAGCTGATGGCGGAGAGAGAAAAAGAACCGAAGGTGCTGCTGGTCGCGGATGGGGGCACAGCTGGGCCACCAGCACTGTAAATAGGAGCGGACATGGCCCAACAATGGGTCACGCATGGTCGCAATTGCCACCGTGGAGGCCGTGATGGGAAACCCGCGAAGGGTGTCGTGGATCGCTTCATCAACTTAGAACACGAGGACGTCTGAAGAGTCAAACGCAGGGTCGGGACCAAAAGGAAGTTGGGAAAGAGCATCCGTGTTGACGTGCTGCGAGGTGGACTTAGAATGCAAGGTGTAACGGAATTGCGAGAGAAACAGGGCCCATCGTTGAAGCCTCTCAGACGTCTTCGTAGGACGCCGGGCCTCCGGGGAAGACAGGgagaggaggggcttgtggtcagtgacGATATGAAAGGCACGCCCATATAAAAAAAGGCATGAGTTTGGAACAGGCGAATACGATAGCCAATGCAtccttttcgatctgagagtaCTTCAGCTGGATGACAGTTACGGCCTTGGATAGAAAAGCCACCGGACGTTCTGTCCCATCCGGAAGCTTGTGGGAGAGGACAGCCCCGACCCCGTAATCAGAGGCGTCCGTGGCCAGGAGCAACGGCAGAGACGGATCATATGGCATCAGGCAGGAGGCCGATTGCAACTGGCTTTTGAGGGTGGAAAAGGCCGTCTCACAGGCCGGGGACCAACTGAAGGGGACATTTTTGCGGCATAAGTTATATAAGGGGGCCGCCACCTGAGCGGCTGACGGAAGGAACTTCCGGTAATAAGATATTTTTCCAAGGAAGGATTTCAGCTGATGGGTGTCCCGTGGGGGAGGCAGTCGATGTATGGCGTCCACATAGGAAAATGACGGAGAGATGCCTTTATGTGAAATAACATGTCCTACATAGGAAATAGAAGGTTGAAAGAAGGAACACTTCTCCTTATTGCATTTTAGTCCAGCCTGGCGGAGGCGAAGAAACAGCTGACCCAAGTTGGTGAGAGGCTGCAGCAGTAGGGCCCCTACCGACAATGTCGTCGAGGTAATTAATGCAACCGGGAATGTCCTGCTGGAGTTGTTCCAAGAAGCGTTGAAAAATGGCCGGAGCACTAGCCAGGCCAAACATGAGGGGTGTGACTTGGAACAGGCCAGCGGGCGTATGCAGAATGGTGAGGGCTTGAGAAGCTTCATCCAAATGAACCAGGAGGTACGCCTCAGCGAGATCAATTTTGGTAAAGTAACGACCACAAGCCACTTTACGGAAGAGATCAGGCAGAGGGAGTGGAAAGTCGTCCACCTGGATCTGGGGGGTTAAGGGTCGCCGAAAAGTCTCCACAGAGACGGAGACGTCTGCCTGGCTTCTGGACGATGACGAGAGGCGTGGCCCAGGGGCTGAACTGAACAGGCCGTAGCAATCAGCGGCTGCTGGAGAGCAACGGGGACCTGCCTCGCCCGGAAGTATGGAGGGCGGGCTGGCGGCCGGAGGTGGAGGGTCGCTGCAAACCCCTTGGCGCACCCGATGCCGGGGGAGAAGAGATCCTGGAATTCGGTGCAGAGAGAGTCAACTTCGGGAAACGTCACCTGTGGAGAAACCAGATGTACATGATCGTCGATTGTGAATCCAACATTTGGAAAGCATCCAACCCAAATAGATCGGTAGCATCGAAACTTGACTACCAGAAAAGAAATCTTActactgacagatttgtaagaaaccACCGTCGTGAACTGCCCCAACAAAgcgatttcctgtctgttgtacgTAAGGAGGCGTCGAGGAGCCGGTTGAAGTCTTGGCGCTCCTAAAACGGTGTAGGTAGTGTAATTGAGCAGGGATACCGCCGCCCCTGTATCGACCTGCATTCGAACTGGCTTACCCAATATGGTAACATCAATATACAGAGATTTGGTTCCTCTCgatcggctggtacttcgatcggcggcgcagtacagcggcttcggtgatatcttctcggagattcTGCTATAGcgattgccattagcagcggaagaagactggtctgccttcgactggccgggcctatatagtgatctggagccaatagaaacccggcgtaggaatccgtgaccggatatgtcgcggcgacccccgcaaggaaaggttcctattaatcgactggaatctccggcgtgtttacctgatgtcttcgcctgtttggctgttggtttgtttcccccatagcgtggctgttatgcggtgctgcctgccatttaggggaacccgatggcagacagtacacttTCCATATGACTGACCCATTCGAGCTTCTTTCCGGTCGTAATTGCGTCGTCACCCATACGTTGTCAAACCcgaattttcttttcttcattgtggCTGCTAACGCAGAAAACAGTGATAACTATGGTAACAGTGGTATTAATAATATCAAACGGGGTAGTTACATAGTAATAGTTTGCAAAAACATATTGTGGGTTCTATAGCTGAACAGGGCCTTCCGCATTAATTCATGTGCGACGTAATGTTAAGGAAGCTGCAGTCAACTCATGTGCTTTTGCTTGACTTGCCGGTTTCGTTCTAATAGTTGGTGATTTACTACATTTTCTTTCGCGTTATTCAGACAAGATAATttgtaagaccagaatctcttaaaAATCTTTTCCTTAAATACGTTACCCTCAGATGAATACAGAACCGTGTATTGGTTAGCCCTTTCTTCCAGCTTCGCGCTATGTAGGTGAACTATATTACTTAGCATAACAGCAGTAACAACTTCACTTTGAATCACTGAATCTACGTGTTTGTTATGGGTGTCAGTCTTTTCAGAGCAAAAGGTGCTACATATAGGACAATATTTCcaaaatcttggatgtgatataATTTGCGAAGAAAACAACGACGACCAACTCCAGTCTGTGGAAAAAACGGTGGATTTAGTTGTTCATAATGAGACTGTTGGAAAAATCCGAAAGTAGAACTGTACAAATTCAAAACTATTTAAATATAAGCTCAATGGACAAATTATTATTCAGCCCTCAAAGGATCACACCGCGGAACTGGAAGGCTGTAGATGGTTTAGAACTAGTACCAAGCAGTCATGAGACCCTACACCGGTGACGTTAGACATGGCAATGATGTGGTGTGAATACTGAAGTCGGTTGTATAGAATCAGTGTAGTAGGATGGTCGACGTGGAGACGTCACAGAGTCAAAGAACGGAGCTATCGTAATTGAACGTTTTCATGGCCACACCACCATAGAAGTTACCTGGTTTGCTGGTATATCAACAGAGATAGACCAACGGGTCTGCTAGAACCTATGTACCAGTGACAGCCAAAAGGAACTACAGGTAATGTATAACAGGAGGCTGGTACCGCGCATAAGGTCATTGCTCACAGAGCCACATAAAACTCCACCTCTTCAAAGTACCAAGCAACATAAAAACTGGGCAAGAGACGGCTGCAGGCGGAATAGCGTGGTCCAACAAGTGGCGATGTTGCCTGCTTTCAAGTGATGCAAGACATCATGTACACCGACGGCCTAATGGGACGTTTAGCCCCCCGTATATTGATGGTACAGTTCAGCGAAGGGAATGGTGATGAATACGTTGCAGACAATTCCGTCTTCCAAGATTAACAGTCGTGTTATTAAAGCTCCACGCATATGCTCCTGGTTTGTTGAACACACAGGTAACCCATTCTTCCACTGGTGGTCCGCTAAGTCAACAGTTGAAACCTAGCAATCAGCTCATCTAAAGTTTCTTAGTATCAATGTCTGAGCAGACACCAGACATAAATCCTGTTGCATTTCAGATGAGGAAGCAAAATTAGAGTGTGAAATGAACCGCGCAGTTAcattcatgctcaaaagtatccgaacgacctgaattgcatttcgcctgattcgcatgcaacccacataacgcagctgtctagcaggtcctctaatcgctccttggtacagtcgtttgactattaaaaatggttccaacaagtcaccactagaaaacactgctctgtatcgcaataactcaagatgtaaagtaatactactatactaaaaatatcagggaacaccttatcacaggtaaggcTGTccataaggcttgtaagctcacatttattacaataaatgacatacctgaaatgttaccactctcattattacgtcagataggtaatgcacgtagtaagttcgtcgtattcatgatttcctcttcaaagtaacataccgtacttattatttaacacaatatgacattaaaaatttaagttattcacgagcagctagttgagaatatgtatgaacttcaaatgacacgacgaaccgtctcgttctgcatatggattcaaactcaggtcatgcacactaagcaaagatttcgtgactgacggaaactaacagccattcctgattaggcatacagagagtgatatacctcgattttagacagtatcagttagcaaataccaactttaaattacataacgcaaacatttttaacagacgcgaattccaacccagcacctattgtccctgttaacgaactacgagagatgttaaatattgcttcttaacaagtaacttgtttcaaatgccgtgaggtaaagctttctgttggacagggatccgaacccagaacctaataaggtAGATATCGAAGTATAATCAAGTGTGACATtttggattttctcggcagtagctagatgttttaactgaaatgacgaggcgaaacattaattttttccttcccaggactccaacccgacacctatcgctgttatactctagagaaaacgaacgttaaatatgggtttgttgcaccagcatcGACGTGTGagtatgtttgaactagaaataatatgacgaagagttcagtgctgaccgggaatagagctccacgcatatcgttgttgactacacataaagagacgtcagctaccgaatttttctccaccagcagctcggaataacctcttgaacttacagtgatctcgcaaatagttctgtgtctcactgggagtcaacaacgtcaaatatcgttagtgttgacaacgaaagaaaatacattaaaaataaaaattattatccaccagcagataggtgttctcatgctagagcttgataatatataatgaaatctttagtgccgggccaggattcgaacccattcacgcgcaacatgtggagTTTGCGAGGAATCTGGAGTtgtgaacaaacaacaaactgtagccgagctgtattgtcacgaagggatcaaattccgcgttaagggcggtctgagttgcattcccagttcagaaccaattttatcgacatacagaagctcagataaaagatggaataagtgtcctctgAGCCTACATAGCGATTGTTTCATCACTAGAAATAATtaactagtacaagaaaggttactggtgatagagtttctacatgtcgcaatagggtggtggggtttcgggttccgctgtataggtcaggagtccactacacgcaacaagcggctacacgagtagcaggggttgtgtggcgtgggctggacggttttttaggttagatggccttgggcaagtacagaaagggcaacagcctcaacgggtgcggggcaaagtcaggacatgcggggaccaagcagcaatcggtattgtaattgtcaactgtcgatgCTGCATTGgttaagtaccggaacttcaagcgctgatagaaagcactgaagctgaaatcgttataggtacagaaaactggctgaagccagagataaattctgccgaaatttttacaaagatacagacggtgtttagaaaggatagattgcatgcaaccggtggtggagtgttcgtcgctgttagtagtaatttatcctgtagtgaagtagaagtggatagttcctgtgaattattatgcgtggaggttacactcaacaaccgagctaggttaataattggctccttttaccgacctcccgactcagcagcattagtggcagaacaactgagagaaaatttggaatacatttcacataaattttctcagcatgttatagtcttaggtggagatttcaatttaccagatacagactgggacactcagatgtttaggacgggtggtagggacagagcatcgagtgactttatactgagtgcactatccgaaaattacctcgagcaattaaacagagaaccgactcgttgagataacatcttggacctactgataacaaaaagacccgaacttttcgactctgtaagtgcagaacagggaatcagtgatcataaggccgttgcagcatccctgaatatggaagtttataggaatataaaaaaagggaggaaggtttatctgtttagcaagagtaatagaaggcagatttcagactacctaacagatcaaaacgaaaatttctgttccgacactgacaatgttgagtgtttatggaaaaaggtcaaggcaatcgtaaaatgcgttttagacaggtacgtgccgagtaaaactgtgagggacgggaaaatcccaccgtggtacaacaacaaagttaggaaactactgcgaaagcaaagagagcttcactgcaagtttaaacgcagccaaaacctctcagacaaacagatgctaaacgatgtcaaagttagcgtaaggagggctatgcgtgaagcgttcagtgaattcgaaagtaaaattctatgtaccgacttgacagaacatcctaggaagttctggtcttacgttaaatgagtaagtggctcgaaacagcatatccagacactccgggatgatgatggcattgaaacagaggatgacacgtgtaaagctgaaatactaaacacctttttccaaacctgtttcacagaggaagaccgcactgcagttccttctctaaatcctcgcacaaacgaaaaaatggctgacatcgaaataagtgtccaaggaatagaaaagcaactggaatcactcaacagaggaaagtccactggacccgacgggataccaattcgattctacacagaatacgcgaaagaacttgccccccttctaacagtcgtgtaccgcaagactctagaggaacggagggttccaaatgattggaaaagagcacgggtagtcccagtcttcaagaagggtcgtcgagcagatgcgcaaaactatagacctatatctctgacgtcgatctgttgcagaattttagaacatgttttttgctcgagtatcatgtcgtttttgaaaacccagaatttactatgtaggaatcaacatggattccggaaacaacgatcgtgtgagacccaactcgctttatttgttgatgagacccagaaagtactagatacaagctcccaggtagatgctatttttcttgacttccggaaggctttcgatacagttccgcactgtcacctgataaacaaagtaagagcctacggaatatcagaccagctgtgtggctggattgaagagtttttgcaaacagaacacagcatgttgttatcaacaggggagtgttatgggaccattgcttttcacaatatatataaatgacctagtagatagtgtcggaagttccatgcggcttttcgcggatgatgctgtagtatacagagaagttgcagcattagaaaattgtagcgaaatgcaggaagatctgcagcggataggcacttggtgcagggagtggcaactgtcccttaacatagacaaatgtaatgtattgcgaatacatagaaataaggatcctttattgtatgattatatgatttcggaacaaacactggtagcagttacttttgtaaaatatctgggagtgtgagtactgaacgatttgaagtggaatgatcatataaaattacttgttggtaaggcgggtaccaggttgagattcattgggagagtgcttagaaaatgtagtccatcaagaaaggaggtggcttacaaaacactcgttcgacctatacttgagtattgctcatcagtgtgggatccataccagatcgggttgacggaggagatagagaagatccaaagaagagcggcgcgtttcgtcacagggttatttggtaaccgtgatagcgttacggagatgtttaataaactcaagtggcaagagaggcaagagaggcgctctgcatcgcggtgtagcttgctcgccaggtttcgagagggtgcttttctggatgaggtatcgaatatattgcttccctctaattatacctcccgaggagatcacgaatataaaattagagagattagagcacgcacggaggctttcagacagtcgttcttcccgcgaaccatacgcgactcgaacaggaaagggaggtaatgacattggcacgtaaagagcactccgccacacaccgttgggtggcttgcggagtatgaatgtagatgtagatgtagactccagaccttattgtggctcaacctaacgtctccttggtagagaaggaatatcatttttaatgtgaatttcagaccacaatgccattatattttcttcacttggtgtagccagaagagaatggaatctgtccctCCCTATCTGAAATCaatgaccgaagttggaatcgaacacagACCATAGATATacgaacctatcatcagcccaacagaccaccaaatcctctcctcaggtggctcatttttctatcataacgccgttgtaccacactggctgagaattctgacacacaggctccctgtgtcAATTGCAgcttgttcagtaaattcatttacttggttgaccgaaccaccatgaactagctgcctcggctacccagtgtaatcaccaaaataaaatcacgtaactgttaccaacacagaactgccaacagtgtaggatgcagaaattaaaataggaagtgttccttttcacttgagctactctattgcgctatcgatTTGttcaaaacgtcgtgcagtgcaaaagaaaaggtataactgtttgtctctcgtaagtattgacctggcgatatgcattatcccacggcgctgtggaatgcagaaggtcTGGAGGacttgttcttgacttctggagctgttacagCTACGTGTCGGTTGGTGGCGTTATGGTAAGTATCGCGCGCGGTAGATAAGATGtcacgagttcgagtacattcactgctatatttattaaaacgcagttctgctgtctgctaaaattatcgatctaatggaacttgtaacataatttccttcacttctcaacccaaaatagtcgtatgtggaaaaagggctaacttctgcgacattttgttcattttaggTTTAATAGactgccagacagtagatgcatctcgaaacttttgtattatgtatgggtagagcgcatcgtgccaaaatacgtcggaaaagtattttctacattagctgttgtctggtagt
This sequence is a window from Schistocerca nitens isolate TAMUIC-IGC-003100 chromosome 3, iqSchNite1.1, whole genome shotgun sequence. Protein-coding genes within it:
- the LOC126249162 gene encoding wiskott-Aldrich syndrome protein family member 1-like; this translates as MVGVQQQPSSPQRLQAPAAPPPARPAAPFAIVDEAPAPLAPPPPMSQPSQQRPHVPLYGQHPADVDGPMPLAPSLPASPPLPQRGSARLARHAAPYSAGASFHRVLHEAAKAEQDDVAHLSPPGKGGVYCLPSGSPKWQAAPHNSHAMRETNQQPNRRRHQVNTPKIPVD